A stretch of DNA from Bactrocera neohumeralis isolate Rockhampton chromosome 6, APGP_CSIRO_Bneo_wtdbg2-racon-allhic-juicebox.fasta_v2, whole genome shotgun sequence:
AATAATACCGATTCATGAAatgttatcgatatttttatttaattttacaaatatagaTCCCATCGGCGTTGCGGGTCAAATATTCCCCTATCGCGTGAAATTGCCGGAGTGGATGCCTTTCGGCATGCAACTAGCCTACATGGGCATGAGTGTTTTGGTATTTGCGCTACAGATTGTCGCCATCGACTATCTCAATGTGACCATGATCAATCAGATAcgttttcaattgaaaatactGAATTTGGCTTTCGAGGAGCTCAAGTTGGATTGTGTTAATGCGAAGGAACAAGAAGAGGTCAACAAGCGCTTACAAACCATAGTTGAGCACCATTGCCTGCTCCACGAGTAAGTCACTggatttatacatttttatttaaatttaaattttaaaatatttaaattaaaaaaatttaaaaattttatttttgtatttccaatCTCAAAGTCTGCGCAATGATGTGGAGGATATTTTTCGCCTGCCAGTGCTCTTACAGTTTTTCACCTCACTCATTATATTCGCCATGACGGGCTTTCAGGCGATTGTCAAAGTGGAGAACTCAAATGGCGCTGCACTCATTTACTGTTATTGTGGCTGCATTTTTTGTGAGTTATTTGTGTATTGTTGGTTCGGCAATGAGGTGTCCGAGCAGGTACGTGtgcaataattttgttaatttatttttaaattttttttgtaattttttgcagAGCAAAACTTTGGCCGCCAGCGGTTACGGCTCGAATTGGTATGCGTTTGATCAGCGCTTCAAGAAATCACTCTTAATATTTATGTGCAATTCGCAAACACCGTTTGTTTTTACGGCTGGCGGTTTCATGTCTCTGTCGCTGCCCAGTTTCACTGGTATTTTGAGTAAATCTTATACAGTTATAGCGCTCTTGCGGCAAGTGTATTCACGCTGAAATTTATAACTTTCATGGAAAGCTTTCGCAAAGAGCTTTCgcgaaaaactttcacaaaaagcTTTCATATAAAACTTTATCAAAATGTGTTAAGCAGACCACATTCTTTATGACTTACGGATCTTACGATGTGATTACGATCAATTCAAGttcaattaaacaaaataaaaaaggtaaataaCAAAGGAGGGAAAATTTAGGTTTAAGAAGGTTCCAGAAAAGTGGGGACGACCGCGATAATTATCATAAGAGCTAGTTGAATCACGATACTCTAAATCAGTTCAATATTTCTCATGTCTACAAAAGAAAAGAAGGAGTTCACATGATTCTTATCTGACATATGCCTTTTCCTTCCAAAAATCTGCGTTTCTATCTGAGTTTCCATCAACTGAGTAAAAAGATTTTACGTCCATATtctaagaagaagaaagagatgTTTCATTACGTTTAAATATCAATACGGTA
This window harbors:
- the LOC126763403 gene encoding odorant receptor 94a-like, with protein sequence MDKLEELSSRIFPSDASKGKIGSIQYNVWLAQLFGVPVLGLKAESTRLRIALGIYGVLMTLVVTFFYTFFEIYDMISCWPNLDSLTQNICLSLTHIAGVFKVINIIYRLDEVAFVVRRIEYSAKTYVVSKSQLVAFYRGEFENKIPLTIYASLVGFTGVLGLMYLFYNPIGVAGQIFPYRVKLPEWMPFGMQLAYMGMSVLVFALQIVAIDYLNVTMINQIRFQLKILNLAFEELKLDCVNAKEQEEVNKRLQTIVEHHCLLHDLRNDVEDIFRLPVLLQFFTSLIIFAMTGFQAIVKVENSNGAALIYCYCGCIFCELFVYCWFGNEVSEQSKTLAASGYGSNWYAFDQRFKKSLLIFMCNSQTPFVFTAGGFMSLSLPSFTGILSKSYTVIALLRQVYSR